One window of Pseudomonas sp. ML2-2023-3 genomic DNA carries:
- a CDS encoding DEAD/DEAH box helicase, whose amino-acid sequence MTQETGGFAAFNLNPNILAAVIATGYEEPSAIQHQSIPIIMAGHDMIGQAQTGTGKTAAFALPILHRIDPAKREPQALILAPTRELALQVATAFETYAKQMPGVTVVAVYGGAPMGPQLKAIRNGAQIVVATPGRLCDHLRRDEKVLSTVNHLVLDEADEMLKLGFMDDLEVIFKALPPTRQTVLFSATLPQSIRAIAERHLRDPQHVKIQTKTQTVTAIEQAHLLVHADQKTSAVLSLLEVEDFDALIMFVRTKQATLDLASALEAKGYKAAALNGDIAQNQRERVIDSLKDGRLDIVVATDVAARGLDVPRITHVFNVDMPYDPESYVHRIGRTGRAGREGRALLLVTPRERRMLQVIERVTGQKVAEVRLPDAQAVLDARIKKLTNSLTPLVADAESTHGDLLDRLIADIGCSPRALAAALLRKATNGQALTLAAIERDRPLVPNSAPRERSERSGDRPDRGDRERRAPVPLAEGRARCRTALGARDGIAAKNLLGAILNEGGLAREAIGRIQVRDSFSLVELPEVGLEGLLAKLKDTRVAGKQLKLRRYRED is encoded by the coding sequence ATGACCCAGGAAACCGGCGGCTTCGCCGCTTTTAATCTTAATCCGAACATTCTTGCAGCTGTCATTGCGACTGGCTACGAAGAACCTTCGGCTATTCAGCATCAATCGATCCCGATCATTATGGCCGGTCACGACATGATTGGTCAGGCGCAAACCGGTACGGGTAAAACCGCCGCGTTCGCACTGCCGATCCTGCACCGCATCGATCCTGCTAAGCGCGAGCCGCAAGCCCTGATCCTGGCGCCAACCCGTGAGTTGGCGCTGCAAGTAGCAACCGCTTTCGAAACCTACGCCAAGCAAATGCCGGGCGTTACCGTTGTGGCCGTTTACGGCGGCGCCCCTATGGGTCCACAACTGAAAGCAATCCGTAATGGCGCACAGATCGTTGTCGCCACTCCGGGCCGTCTGTGCGACCACCTGCGTCGTGACGAAAAAGTTCTGTCGACCGTGAACCACCTGGTTCTGGACGAAGCTGACGAAATGTTGAAACTGGGTTTCATGGACGATCTTGAAGTTATCTTCAAGGCTCTTCCTCCAACCCGTCAGACCGTATTGTTCTCGGCAACCTTGCCGCAGTCGATCCGTGCCATTGCCGAGCGCCATCTGCGCGATCCGCAACACGTGAAGATCCAGACCAAGACTCAGACCGTTACCGCGATCGAACAGGCTCACCTGTTGGTTCACGCTGACCAGAAGACCTCGGCTGTATTGAGCCTGCTGGAAGTTGAAGATTTCGACGCCCTGATCATGTTCGTACGCACCAAGCAAGCGACCCTGGATCTGGCCAGCGCCCTTGAAGCCAAAGGCTACAAAGCTGCTGCGCTGAACGGTGACATTGCCCAGAACCAGCGTGAGCGCGTAATCGACTCCCTCAAGGATGGCCGTCTGGACATCGTTGTGGCGACCGACGTTGCTGCTCGTGGTCTCGATGTTCCACGTATCACTCACGTGTTCAACGTTGACATGCCTTACGATCCAGAGTCCTACGTTCACCGTATCGGCCGTACAGGCCGTGCAGGTCGCGAAGGTCGCGCACTGCTGCTGGTAACTCCTCGTGAGCGCCGCATGCTGCAAGTGATCGAGCGTGTAACCGGTCAGAAAGTTGCTGAAGTCCGCCTGCCGGATGCTCAAGCTGTTCTCGATGCTCGCATCAAGAAGTTGACCAACAGCCTGACTCCGCTGGTTGCTGACGCTGAATCGACTCACGGTGACCTGCTGGATCGCCTGATTGCCGATATCGGTTGCAGCCCGCGTGCTCTTGCCGCTGCTCTGCTGCGCAAGGCAACCAACGGTCAGGCCCTGACTCTGGCTGCCATCGAGCGTGATCGTCCACTGGTGCCGAACAGCGCGCCACGTGAGCGTTCAGAGCGTTCGGGTGACCGTCCGGATCGTGGTGATCGTGAGCGTCGTGCTCCGGTTCCATTGGCTGAAGGCCGTGCTCGTTGCCGTACCGCTCTGGGTGCGCGTGATGGCATCGCTGCCAAGAACCTGCTGGGCGCTATCCTCAACGAGGGTGGCCTGGCACGTGAAGCAATCGGTCGCATCCAGGTGCGTGACAGCTTCAGCCTGGTAGAGCTGCCGGAAGTGGGTCTGGAAGGTTTGCTGGCCAAACTGAAAGACACCCGCGTTGCTGGCAAGCAGCTCAAGCTGCGTCGCTACCGCGAAGATTAA
- a CDS encoding class III extradiol ring-cleavage dioxygenase — MLPSLFISHGSPMLALEPGASGPALTRLANELPRPKAIVLVSAHWESPDLRVASHHAPETWHDFGGFPPALFAVQYPAPGDPALAARIVQLLADKGLPARLDANRPFDHGAWVPLSLMYPAADIPVVQVSLPSQLGPQAQTEIGRALSTLRNEGVLIIGSGSITHNLRELDWHAGPESVEPWAKAFRDWMIETLASDDETMLHDYRKLAPFAAKNHPSDEHLLPLYFARGAGGPFSIAHQGWTLGALGMDIYRFG; from the coding sequence ATGCTTCCCAGCCTGTTCATCTCCCACGGTTCGCCAATGCTAGCACTGGAACCGGGCGCCAGTGGCCCGGCGCTCACGCGCCTGGCCAACGAACTGCCCCGCCCGAAAGCCATCGTTCTGGTATCCGCGCACTGGGAAAGCCCTGATCTACGGGTCGCCAGCCATCACGCACCTGAAACCTGGCACGACTTTGGTGGTTTTCCGCCTGCATTGTTTGCCGTGCAATACCCTGCACCCGGGGATCCGGCGCTGGCCGCCCGCATTGTTCAACTGCTTGCAGACAAAGGCTTACCGGCCCGGCTGGACGCCAATCGCCCTTTTGACCACGGTGCCTGGGTGCCACTGTCATTGATGTACCCGGCAGCCGATATTCCTGTGGTCCAGGTTTCACTGCCCAGCCAATTGGGCCCGCAAGCCCAGACCGAGATAGGGCGCGCCCTGAGTACCTTGAGAAATGAGGGAGTCCTGATCATCGGCTCGGGCAGCATCACCCACAACCTGCGCGAACTGGACTGGCACGCTGGCCCGGAGAGCGTAGAGCCCTGGGCCAAAGCCTTTCGTGACTGGATGATCGAGACACTGGCCTCTGACGACGAAACGATGCTGCACGACTACCGAAAACTGGCGCCCTTTGCAGCCAAAAATCATCCCAGCGATGAACACCTGCTGCCACTGTACTTCGCCCGAGGCGCAGGTGGCCCATTCAGCATTGCCCACCAGGGCTGGACACTGGGTGCGCTGGGGATGGATATCTATAGATTTGGTTGA
- a CDS encoding thiopurine S-methyltransferase, producing MQPEFWHDRWDRNQIGFHLQQVNPYLQRLWPTLGLEQGGRVLVPLCGKSLDLSWLAANGYEVLGVELTQTAVEQFFSEQKVEPQISQRGAFRVYEAGPVTILCGDVFALTAADVATCVGVYDRAAMIAFPPDMREAYARHLTKILTPGCQGLLITLDYDQSQMNGPPFSVPDAEVQRLLSPDWALEVVEEPDVLDQEWKFLKGGVTRLVERVYRLEKTGKA from the coding sequence ATGCAGCCCGAATTTTGGCACGACCGCTGGGACCGCAATCAGATCGGTTTTCACCTGCAGCAGGTCAATCCGTATCTTCAGCGCCTGTGGCCCACCCTTGGGCTTGAGCAGGGCGGCCGTGTGCTGGTGCCGCTATGTGGAAAGAGCCTGGATTTGAGCTGGCTGGCGGCCAACGGCTACGAGGTGCTGGGCGTAGAGCTCACGCAGACGGCCGTGGAGCAGTTTTTCAGTGAGCAGAAGGTAGAGCCGCAGATTAGCCAGCGGGGCGCCTTCAGGGTGTATGAGGCGGGCCCGGTGACGATCTTGTGTGGTGATGTCTTTGCACTGACTGCGGCCGATGTCGCCACGTGTGTGGGGGTGTATGACCGGGCAGCGATGATCGCGTTTCCCCCCGACATGCGCGAAGCCTACGCTCGGCATCTGACGAAAATCCTCACGCCGGGATGCCAGGGGCTGTTGATCACGCTCGATTACGACCAGTCTCAGATGAATGGCCCGCCGTTCTCGGTGCCGGACGCCGAAGTACAGCGCCTGCTGTCGCCTGACTGGGCGCTGGAAGTCGTCGAGGAGCCGGATGTACTCGACCAGGAATGGAAGTTCCTCAAGGGCGGTGTGACGCGTCTGGTGGAGCGGGTCTATCGCCTGGAAAAAACCGGCAAGGCCTGA